Below is a window of Bacteroidota bacterium DNA.
CCTGTCCTTTGCATCAATCGTGTTGCATTCCAGGGAGTATCATAGTTTATAAGAACGTTGGCACGATGTAGGTTTACGCCCTCTGCCAGTACATCTGTAGTAATTAAAATTTGATACTTATCTTCTCTTTTACCGATATAATTAGCATCAAAATTCTTTTGAATTGTTTCAAATATTTTCTTTCTGTTTTTTGATGAGATTTTTAAGATTCCTTTTCCTTTATAATCTTCTAACTTTTCAGCAAGGTAATTTGCAGTGTCGTTACTTTCGGTAAATATGATTAATTGACCAGTTGGATTAATGTCTTTATTAAACAATTCATTATCAATTTCTGCAAACAATGTGTCTAATTTGGGATCTTCCTTAATTTGCTCCCATTCATTAAATAGCTCTTGCAGTAACTTTTTATCTTTAATTAAATTATCTAAAAATTCAGGCTCAAAGTCGTCTGATGCAAATATGTTGTTCTTTGGATTCTCTGTGTTCAATTCAATAATCATGTTTTCAATGTCCTCCATCGAAAATCCTTTTTCAATAAGTTCATTTATGTTTAAATCTGGGGCAATAAGAACTTTGTTATTATTAAACATTTCAATCATTCGTTCTGTTGAAGTCAAAAGATTTTTAAGGGTATTTCGGAATGCGAAAAAACTACTTTCCAACCTTTTAATCATAAGCGTTTTCATAATACCTGCCAATGATTTTGAAACCAAAACAGCTTGGTCGTAATATGTATCTCTTAAATCTTCATTCAAATATCGTATTGCCTGATATCTGTAATAGTTTATTCTATCGGTTAAATAGAAAACTGTATGATAAAATAGCTTGCTTAATTTTGTATTTAAATTGTAAATAACAGGTTTCAAAGGTGCTATCTCAGGAAAGATTATTCCTTGATCTTTTAAATCATCAATATATTTCGGGTAATTTTTTAAATCTCGTCTTGTTCTACGTACAGTAATTTGTGATATTATTTTTTCTCTAATTGTATTGTATAATTCTCTAATCTGTTTGATATTAGGTTCGTCTTCTCTAATAATATCTCTATATTCTCGAATAATAGGACCAAAAAATGACTGTAAGTTTGTAACTGGTAAAGTACTCTTACGAGCATCTTGAAATAAAAGTAATTGATAATATAAATCCTGCGGTCTATTATTTAGAGGTGTTGCAGAAATTAACATTACTTTTTTGTTTTTAGCTTTCACTAATCCATCTCCATTTCTTGGTGCTTTGCAGATTCTTTGTAAAAACCCAAAACTTTTTGAAGTATGATTTCTGTATTTGTGGGCTTCATCTACAAGGATTAAGTCATAGTCTTCTTTTGCCCAATAATTCAAGTCATCACCTTTTAATATTTTTTCAAGACTTCCATTCGTAATATATTTAGTGTGCCTGTCAATTCCAAACAACCTAAAAGTACTCTTCCAATTCTTTTCAATTGCAGGTGGATATACAACTAATATTTTTGTGTTTAATGAACCATTTGCAATTAAGAATCTTTTAGCAATCATTGAGGCAACAACCGTTTTCCCCAATCCAACCACGTCTGCAAGGAAAAATCCGTTATGTTCCATTAACATCTGAAAGCCCTGATTTACAGCATCAACCTGATAACTCAATTTTTTGTAGCTTTTTGGCAAATCACCAACAGTATCAGGGTCATAATCAATATTTCCTCCAAAATATTCAATTAGTAATTTCATGTATATTTCAAATGGTGTAAATTCCTGTCCAATATGTGTTTTCTTTTTGAAGTCCTGTATGTCTGCTGGTAGTATTGGAGTAGATTCTTCCCAAAGTTTTTCAAATTCTCCATTTGAAAACTTTACGTCATCATAATCTTTCAGTGCAATGTTTAGTTCATAGTTTGGCGATTTCTTTATTCCTAATCCAGCTTCTGTAAGATTTGAAGAACCCATGATAACCCAACCATCTGAATGTTCAGTGTATTTCTCTGGTAGGAACAGATAAAATTTTGCATGAATTGCTTTTGAGTTATGAGCTCTGACTTCTATTTTGCCATCAATCAAGTCTTGTATGAAATCTAAAACTCCATTTTCAACTTGTTCAGAATATTTTGCTTCTCTCAAATCCTGAATAAACCATTTTAGAAATTCCGTTTTAGTTTTTTCTTCATCTCCAAAATATAAAAGTCCTTTTCTTTGAGCTTCGGCAAACATTTGGTCAACATTAATGCCCACCAAAATTTTAACGTCCTCTATCTCTTTCAAATATTCTTGAAGTGCAAAATATCCAGATGACCTAAAATATCCAACAACCGCATGAAATGCATAAATGTCTTTCATGTTTACAAAAATTCCTTTGAATTTCTGAAAAATAGTATTGTCCTTGTTATTTGTAAAAAATTTAGTGCTCATAAAGTCTTTAATGTTTCATTTAGTCAGTCTTTTAAATAATTTAGGTTCTCCGAGTCCGTAATTATTGCTGATTGGATAAATTGTAATTCAATCTCTTTTCTTCATTATATAATTGGAATAAACCTAATTTTTCTATGAAAATAAATATAATACAAAAATATCAATTTTTCGTTAATTACATATACTTCAAATGCTTAACAGATTTTTTGTTTTGGGAAATTTGGAGCAAAGAGTCAATTCCTATTTTCAAATGGTCTTGTATAAATTTTCGTGAAACTTCATTGTCGCTTTCGGTAGTTTTTACTCCGGACGAAATCATTGGTTGGTCGGAAACAAGAAGAAGCGCCCCGCTCGGAATTTCGTTGTAAAAGCCAACACTAAAAATAGTGGCAGTTTCCATATCAACTGCCATTGATCGAGTTTTATGCAAATATTTTTTGAAACGTTCGTCGTATTCCCAAACTCGTTTGTTGGTAGTGAAAACCATTCCTGTCCAATAGTCTCGTTTGTAATTTCTAATGGTTGATGAAACTGCCCTTTGCAAACTAAATGCTGGTAGTGCCGGCACTTCAGGTGGCAAATAATCATTGGAAGTTCCATCGGCACGAATGGCTGCAATTGGCAAAATGAGATCGCCAAGTTTGTTTTTTTTCTTAATGCCTCCGCATTTGCCAAGAAATAGCGTGGCTTTGGGAGGTATGGCACTTAACAAATCCATTATTGTTGCAGCATTTGGGCTTCCCATTCCGAAATTGATAATGGTAATATCTTCAAAAGTTGCATTTGGCATTGCCTTGTCTATACCGTCTATCGGGACATTCTTCCATAAAGCAAACAATTCGACATATCTTTGAAAATTTGTTAGTAAAATATATTTTCCAAATTTTGATATTGGAATTCCGGTATATCGTGGCAACCAGTTTTTTACAATTTCATTTTTTGTTTTCATCTTCAGCTATTTAATTTTTTGCAAAATAATAAAAAGATATGAGGATTTGAGGATTGGGAGATTTGAAAATAGAAATGCATAATTAATTCATAATTACAATTAGTTTATTCAATATTTTTAGGAATTTTATAACGTCTCCAAAATTTGTACTTTGTTAATGCTGTGTATTGAAAAATTTTATTGAAATATTTATATCTAAGCAAAAAATGCAAGAAATAATAGCTCAACCAAATAATAATAATTCCAACAATACAATAAATTATCTCACTAATTAAATAATGGAATCTAAAATTAAGGACATTTTTAATAAATTTAAAAACATATAATGGAGCAACTGAAAATGCTATCCACCAAAGGAAAAATGTAAATATATGAGCAGTTTCAATAGCTCTTTTCGGACAACTATTCATGCATTTCATGCAACTTTCGCAATTGAATGTCCAATACGGACGATTATCAATAAGTTTTATGGCATTTGTCGAACAAAATTCAGCACAGATGCCACATTTGTTGCAGGCATCATTTGTAAAAAATGTTTTAGCAAGAGCGAACCGACCAATAATATAATATCCTAAAGAAATTGGTGAAATCAGAATATCTATAGGCAAATCGAACCATGCACGATAAATCTTTTTGCCTGTAAAAATTTTATCAGCAAATTTGTCAATTATGTTATGGCATCTTGCAAAAATTGAACGAATAACATTTTCTTTTAGACCAGGATGAAAGGAAATCCAGTTTGAAGGCAAATCAAGTGGACGAGATGCAATTAATCTGTAGCCCTTCAATTTAAGTATTATTGCAGGTAAAATTATAGCAAACCCACTAATTCCGGGAGTGAAAATTTTATGCAATTTCATGCCTGCCCGTGTGTTAATCAAAAAAATATCTGTATTGCTTTTTGGGAACTTTACTAAAAACTTCAAGACTATTGGAGGAGCATTGAATCCATGGGTTGGATAACAAAATCCAATAATTGTGTTTTCTGAAAAGCTTAATTTTTTAATTTCAGTGAAGTTTGCAATATTTATGAGCTTGCTTTCAATGCCAATTTTTTTTGCTTTTTCAACTATCCATTGCGATGTTCGTTTCGCATTTCCTGTTCCCGAAAAATAGAAAACAATAATCTTCCGATATTTGACTACATTCATATTCACAAAAGCAAAAATACTAAGATTTAGGACATTTCTTATTCCCATTTTTATTATTTTTGAAACATGAATAAATTGATATTTAATTATACAAAATGGATTGAAGTAATTGAACCTGAGCTATTAAACACAAAACTTAATTCTATTCTTAACGCTTCAGGATATAATATTTTAGCACAGGTCGATCATCATTTCAAACCACAAGGATATACTGGTTTGTGGCTATTAGCTGAAAGTCATCTTGCAATTCATACTTTTCCGGAGAAAAACAAAACCTACATAGAATTGTCGGGCTGTAATAAAAAAATGAATGATATTTTTATTTCTAAACTAAATTTATGGATTGATGAACTTAAAGCAAAATCTTAAATTTTCGTTCTTATTTATTGTAGTTTTATGGGCAATTTGGCTAATTGATTTCATTTTGCCATTTGAATTAACCAGATTTGGCATTTCCCCCCGAACAGCGAAAGGAATAATTGGAATATTTTTTTCGCCATTTCTTCATGCCAATATTTTTCATTTAGTGTCTAACACTTTGCCGGTGTTTTTCCTTTTGCTAACTATGCTTATTTTCTATAAAAACGTAGCTCCAAAAATTGTGATTCTATCAATTTTGGGAGGTGGAATTTTAGTATGGATTTTTGCCCGCTCGTCTTATCATGTAGGAGCCAGTGGACTGATTTACAGTCTTGCAGCTTTTTTAATTGCAAATGGATTTTTCCGCAAGAATTTCAAATCTATAGTAATTGCTGTGGCAATTGTAATTTTTTATGGCGGATTGTTTTGGGGTATTTTTCCCACAAAAGTTCGTATTTCCTGGGAAGGACATCTTTTTGGAGCAATTGCTGGGATTATTTTGGCTTATATATTTAAGAATGAAGAGCTTGATGCAGACAGTAATGAATGAGCCTATTTATCACTATCCTAAACTCTCAAGTTCACTTTTTACAAATTCCATAAGCTCTCTCACATATTCGGCCGAAAAATCGAATCTTATTCCAGCAGTTTCATATATTTCAGGGATAGTTTTTGTATATCCTAATTTTAAGGCTTCTTGATATTTGTCTAATGCAAGCTTCGGATTTTTTTTGAAATTTCGCCAAATGGCAATCGCGCCAAGCTGTGAAATTGCATATTCGATATAGTAAAATGGCACCTCGAAAATGTGCAATTGTTTCTGCCAAAGATTCGACTGGAAGTTTTCATACCCATCGTATGAAATTTCAGTTCCGGCAAATTCTTTGAAAATTCTAGTCCAATTTTCTTCTCTTTCTTCGAAGCTATGATTTGGATTTTGATAAAGCCAAGATTGAAATTTATCGACAGTAGCTACCCATGGCAAGACTGAGATAATTCCTTCCAATTGGGTACGTTTAGCTCTTTTCAAATCTTCGTGAGAGTCGAAAAAATGATGCCAAAATTCCATAGAAATCAGCTCCATCGACATTGAAGCCAATTCGGCAACTTCTGATGGCAAAGATTTATAATCGACAAGTTCCAGATTTTTTGTTAAAAATGAATGAATTGCATGTCCTCCTTCGTGAACCATAGTTTCAAGGTCGCGAATGTTTCCGGTAGCATTCATAAAAATGAAAGGGATATTGCTTTCATATAAAGGATAATTGAAACCGCCTGGAGCTTTTCCTTTTCGTGCCTCCAAATCTAAAAACCGATTTTCTTTCATTATTCGGATGTATTCACCAAATTTTTGGTTTATTTCGGAAAAACAATTAATGGTTTTGTCTATTAGTTCATTGCTATTTTCGAAAGGCTTTAAAGCTGGTTGAAGATTGACATCAACATCCAAGTCATACGGACGAAGTTTATCAAGTTGTAAAGTTTCTTTACGTTTTTTGTGCAAAGAATTTATTATTGGAACCACCTCTTTTGCAATAGATTTATGAAAATTCAGACAATCGTCAATCGAATAATCAAATCTTCCTAATTCAGCAAATTTATAATTTACATAATCAGAGAAATCTGAATTTTTTGCAATTGTTTGCCTTTTATTTATCAAACGAGACAGTAATTTATTAAGGTTTTCAGAGTCTTGCAATCTTCTATTGTTTATCAATTCGTACACCTTACTACGAATTTTTCTATCGACATTTTTCAAAAAGTTAGCAGCTTTGTGCAAAGTCATTTCTTCGTCATCGTATTCAATTGTCATTTTCGAAGCAATTACCCCGTATTCTTGCTCCTCTTCTTGCATTTTTGCTATTACCGGAATATTTTCTTTTCTGAAAATTTCCTGTTTCTTCTGAATTGCTCTTATCAGAATTTTATGTTTTTTTTCTTTTAAAGAATTTTCTGGAGACGATTCTAAAAATTTAATGTCGAGCACATTAGACCATTCCGAAACTTTTGGTTCAATTTCTGAAATAAAAAACTTGAACGAATCGGAAAGCTCTTCTTTTGTGGTATCGCAATTCATTTTTATATATCTCCAGGCAAGGTCTTCTTCGAGAACAGCATCTAATTCGCTACGATTTGCTAACCATTTTTCGATACTATTTTTACTATCAATTTTTCTTTCTTTTAAATCTAAAAAGTATGGTTCTAATTTATCCCATGAATCAATAATTAGATTTTTTGAAATGAAGATTCGATTCTTTTTGTTTGTCATGTTTTTGTTTATTTTATAAACCTACTTGAAGCAAAAGTTTCAGGATTTTTGCAATTATTGATATTTTCGTATCAGAAAATACTTATAAGATATTGAAAAAAAAGATAAAAAACTGCTATTCGAAATTTGCAATCACAGTTTTATTCCCACTAACTTTTTGTCCTATTTCGACTTTTATTTTTGCATCTTCCGGAAGAAAAATATCTACTCTGGAACCAAATTTTATTAGCCCGAACAGATCGCCTTGAATTGCTTTCTGATTTTCTTTAGTAAAGCAAACAATACGGCGTGCAACTGTGCCAGCTATTTGGCGGAACAAAACTTCTTTACCTGAATTATTCTCAACAACAACGGTGTTTCTTTCGTTCAGTATTGAAGATTTAGGATGCCATGCCAGTAAATATTTTCCTTTGTGATATTTGCAATATTTCACAATTCCACTTATCGGAAACCAATTTATATGAACATTCAAGGGAGACATAAAAATAGAAACTTGTACTCTTTTTTCTTTGAAATATTCAGGCTCGTCGGTTTTTTCTATTACAACAATTTTACCATCGGCGGGTGCTGTTACTAGATTGTCGTTGGCTTCGATTTTTCTATCAGGAACTCTGAAAAAATAGATACAGAAAAAATAGAAAATTGCTGAAATAACAGTAATGATAATGGGTACAACAATTATCTCGTTAGGCACAAAATAAAATAACAGCAAATCAATTATAGAAATTATTATGAAAAAAATTAGCAAAATATTGTAGCCTTCTTTATGTATTTTCATTTATCTATTTTTTAGAAACTCGCAGATAAAATAAGTTATTTCAAATATCAATTCTAACAATCTGCAAATAAGCAAAAATTATTGGAACTGAAAGAAAAATACCATCGAATCTGTCCAATATTCCTCCATGACCAGGTAAAATATTGCCAGAATCTTTAATGTTTAGTTCCCTTTTTAGCAGGGATTCTACCAAATCTCCAAATGTGCCAAAAACTATAATTATTGCAGAAATTATTAACCAATCGAATAATCTTAATTCAGTAAAAAAAACCGAAATCACGTTAGCTGCAGAAATGGCAACTATGCTACCTCCAATAAATCCTTCCCACGATTTTTTTGGCGATATTCGCTCAAACAACCTGTGTTTTCCAAAACTTACGCCAAAAACATAAGCTCCAGAATCATATATCCATAAAATAATGAAGAATCCTACAAGAATATTTGGTGTATGCACTATTTCTTGGCCATTGAAATTTGCAACTAAATAATTGAGAATAGCAAATGGTATTCCTATGAAAACAGGTGCAAGAAAAGTGTAGGCAATATTTAGAAAGGGCTGCTTCTGTTTGCGATACAGTTCAAAAATAAATATGCTTGTTATTATTGGAAAAAGGAGAAGAAATATAGTGGAATTTTCAAAAAAGCGAAAAGCAAACAAAAAGTTTATTGTAAAAATCGAGATACTAAGAATTGTTCCAATTGTTGTTTGGGGATAAATCTTTTGTTTTTTTAACAATTGATAAAATTCTACAGTTCCTAAAATAGTGAATAGTAAGAAAAGAAAACCAAAGCTAAACCCGTTGGTATGGCTGCTAAACAAAATACTGCCAATAACGAGAGAAATGAAAATCAATCCCGTAATTGATCGTAGGACAATATCTTTCAAAGCTAAAATTCTTTTATTATAGATTTCGCTTTTTTCTCGTCCTTTTTGTCCACATATACTTCAAGTTCGCCTATAGTTGGTATCAATGAGTCTTTTTTGTTGAGTAATTTCGAATCTATATTATTGTCAATCAGCAAATTTCGAATTATTATTGCTTGATAATTTTTGTTAGTTGAATAAACCAGTTTTAAATCTTTTTCCATTCTATGTTTTTTTAATTTAGCAGAAAAACAATAAATTCTTTTGGACCATGTGCCCCTAATATCAATGTTTTTTCAATGTCTGCGGTTCTACTTGGTCCTGTGATAATTGAAATCATCGAAGGTACGACATTTTTATATTTATTCATAATATTTTCGTAGGCTTCTGAAATTTCAAAAACTAATTGCGATTTTCGTGCAATTACAATATGAATTGGAGGAAAAACATTAAGTTTTCTTCCAGCAGTTTGCTTTGAAGAAACCATCACACTTCCGGTACGGGCAATGAGATATTCGCAGGAAGTAATTGCAGAATCTATGTGCAGAAAAGAGTCCTTGTCTGAAGAGTAATTAATATTCGACTTGTCTATGCAGTACTGTATTTCAGGGTCAATGCAAAATATATTATTGAGAGATTTAGATTTTATAAAATCCTCAATTTCTTTTACTAGATGGTTTTCGTTTTCGCACAAAAAAAATTGTCCATCAACATTCTTTAGCTCATTCTCGAAAATCGTCAATGCTGAAACTTCACTTTCGTGATAAATCGGGCTTTCGAAATCTGTTGTAGGAATTATGCCTTTTTCTCTTTTTTCAAGAGTGTTACTTATTTTAGATAATATTTGTTGTTTTGAGTTCAAATTGAAAGAATTTTAAAATATCAGCAAGGGTTATTTCTTTTTATTTTTTTCCATATCTTCCATCATTTTCTTCATTTTTTTCTCAATTCGCTGTTTTAGTTTATCGAGGGCTGTCAAATTTTCGGGATTAGGAATATCTTCTTTCGCTTCTTCAATTTCCTTTTTTTCTTCAATTTCTTTTTCTTCGGATTTTTTTTCTTCGGATTTTTTGCTTTCTGTTAATTTTTCTTCTTCTAATTTTTTCGAAAGTTTTTCTTTTCGTATTTTATTGAGTTCTTCAATTTCCTCTAATCGTGTTTGCCCGAACTCTCGTTTTCCGAATATTTTTTCAAGATCATCGCTATAAATAACTTCCTGGTCTATCAAAAGTTTTGCAAGTTGTTCAAGGCCATCTCTATTTTTAGATAATAGGTCTAATGCTCGCTGATAGCTTGTTTCAATCAAATCATTTACTTCTGTATCAATAATTTCTGCTGTTTTTTCGCTATACGGCTTGTTAAAGGAATACTCGTTTTGTCCACTTGAATCGTAGAAGCATATATTTCCAACTTTTTTACTCATCCCAAAATATGAAACCATGGCATAGGCTTGTTTCGTAACTTTTTCGAGGTCGTTAAGAGCACCGGTAGAGATTTTTCCAAAAATTATTTGCTCTGCTGCTCGTCCGCCAAGGGTAGAACATATTTCATCCAATATTTGTTCGGTAGTAGTAATTTGTCTCTCTTCTGGTAAATACCATGCAGCACCGAGGGCTTTTCCTCTTGGAACAATTGTGATTTTAACCAGCGGATTTGAGTACTCTAACAGCCAACTAATTGTTGCGTGTCCTGCTTCGTGATATGCTATGGTTTTTTTCTCGCTCTGTGTAATTACTTTATTTTTCTTTTCCAAGCCACCAATAATTCTATCTATTGCATCAAGGAAATCTTGTTTGCCAACTTCTTTTCTATTTTTACGGGCAGCTATCAATGCAGATTCGTTACAAACATTTGCAATATCAGCACCTGAAAATCCAGGGGTTTGTTTTGCAAAAAAGTCTAAATTCAATTCTTTAGAAATCTTAATTGGTTTCAGATGAACTTCAAATATTTCTCTACGCTCTTGCAAATCTGGAAGTTCAACATGAATTTGCCTGTCGAATCTACCTGCTCTGATTAAAGCAGTGTCAAGAATATCAGCACGATTTGTTGCAGCCAAAATAATAACTCCGGTGTTGGAGGCAAAACCATCCATCTCGGTAAGAAGTTGGTTTAGCGTATTTTCTCTTTCGTCGTTCGAGCCAAAATTTACATTTTTACCGCGAGCTCTACCAATAGCATCAATTTCGTCAATAAAAATAATACATGGTGCTTTTTCTTTAGCTTGCCTGAAAAGGTCTCTTACCCGAGAGGCACCAACTCCTACAAACATTTCAACAAAATCTGACCCCGACATTGAAAAAAATGGAACATGTGCTTCTCCGGCTACAGCTTTTGCCAAAAGTGTTTTTCCTGTTCCGGGGGGTCCTACAAGTAATGCTCCTTTCGGAATTTTCCCACCTAAATCAGTATATTTCTTTGGATTTTTTAAGAAATCTACTATTTCCTTTATTTCAATTTTTGCCTCTTCTAATCCGGCTACATCTTTAAAATCAACTTTAACTGTAGAATTCTTATCGAATAGTTGAGCTTTAGATTTTCCTACATTGAAAATACCTCCACCGGGACCAGCTCCACCACTCATTCGGCGAATAGCAAAAAGCCAAATCCCAACAAAAATTAAAACAGGGAAAAGCCAGCCAATTATTTCTCCAAAAAAATCGGTTCGGTTTTCGTATTTTAATGATACTTTATATTGTGCAGGAGTATTTTTTTGTATTTCGTTAAACTGATTTTCGAAAACTTCTACGGAGCCAATTGTAAAGTAAAAATGTGGACCATTTGCCATATTTGTTTGCATTTCATTTCCGGTTAATTCTATATATTTCCCGGAATTGGCTATTTCAGGATGCAAGAAAATTTCTACTTTTTCGCGATTTACAACTATGATTTCTTTTACATCATTATCTTTAAGAAGTTCGTTCTCAAACCTATGTCGAGTAATTTCAACAGCTTTACTTCCTAAATTTACAAACTGAAGAATTAGAAAAGCAAGGGCTATTATTCCATAAATCCAATAGGTATTGAATTTTTTTTGTCCATTATTTTTACCACTATTTTGCAGAAAACCAGTGGGTT
It encodes the following:
- a CDS encoding helicase — its product is MSTKFFTNNKDNTIFQKFKGIFVNMKDIYAFHAVVGYFRSSGYFALQEYLKEIEDVKILVGINVDQMFAEAQRKGLLYFGDEEKTKTEFLKWFIQDLREAKYSEQVENGVLDFIQDLIDGKIEVRAHNSKAIHAKFYLFLPEKYTEHSDGWVIMGSSNLTEAGLGIKKSPNYELNIALKDYDDVKFSNGEFEKLWEESTPILPADIQDFKKKTHIGQEFTPFEIYMKLLIEYFGGNIDYDPDTVGDLPKSYKKLSYQVDAVNQGFQMLMEHNGFFLADVVGLGKTVVASMIAKRFLIANGSLNTKILVVYPPAIEKNWKSTFRLFGIDRHTKYITNGSLEKILKGDDLNYWAKEDYDLILVDEAHKYRNHTSKSFGFLQRICKAPRNGDGLVKAKNKKVMLISATPLNNRPQDLYYQLLLFQDARKSTLPVTNLQSFFGPIIREYRDIIREDEPNIKQIRELYNTIREKIISQITVRRTRRDLKNYPKYIDDLKDQGIIFPEIAPLKPVIYNLNTKLSKLFYHTVFYLTDRINYYRYQAIRYLNEDLRDTYYDQAVLVSKSLAGIMKTLMIKRLESSFFAFRNTLKNLLTSTERMIEMFNNNKVLIAPDLNINELIEKGFSMEDIENMIIELNTENPKNNIFASDDFEPEFLDNLIKDKKLLQELFNEWEQIKEDPKLDTLFAEIDNELFNKDINPTGQLIIFTESNDTANYLAEKLEDYKGKGILKISSKNRKKIFETIQKNFDANYIGKREDKYQILITTDVLAEGVNLHRANVLINYDTPWNATRLMQRTGRINRIGSVAGVVYNFNFYPSQQGDEEIKLQGFHSALGEDAQVFTHEELVEQFELFKEGIPDEEDKRLLYLRFIREFKDNNPKEFKRIQEFPLKARTVRSNKFAKDDETKNASLIFLKSPYKMEFYKVDEEDKVSSLTFLEAANLFEAKASEQGLDIPKIHYKHVQAALNEFEQDFLGSSDEMVTTTDKADAISAQAKKFLRDFKSITRKEITKNASTALMDLIDKGTFTPLPNEIRKLKRKLDKKTVSYGQADSLIIAIAQKYEAFEDEEQTETFNIEIETNIAPEIVITETFINLE
- a CDS encoding AMP nucleosidase, which translates into the protein MKTKNEIVKNWLPRYTGIPISKFGKYILLTNFQRYVELFALWKNVPIDGIDKAMPNATFEDITIINFGMGSPNAATIMDLLSAIPPKATLFLGKCGGIKKKNKLGDLILPIAAIRADGTSNDYLPPEVPALPAFSLQRAVSSTIRNYKRDYWTGMVFTTNKRVWEYDERFKKYLHKTRSMAVDMETATIFSVGFYNEIPSGALLLVSDQPMISSGVKTTESDNEVSRKFIQDHLKIGIDSLLQISQNKKSVKHLKYM
- a CDS encoding 4Fe-4S binding protein, whose amino-acid sequence is MGIRNVLNLSIFAFVNMNVVKYRKIIVFYFSGTGNAKRTSQWIVEKAKKIGIESKLINIANFTEIKKLSFSENTIIGFCYPTHGFNAPPIVLKFLVKFPKSNTDIFLINTRAGMKLHKIFTPGISGFAIILPAIILKLKGYRLIASRPLDLPSNWISFHPGLKENVIRSIFARCHNIIDKFADKIFTGKKIYRAWFDLPIDILISPISLGYYIIGRFALAKTFFTNDACNKCGICAEFCSTNAIKLIDNRPYWTFNCESCMKCMNSCPKRAIETAHIFTFFLWWIAFSVAPLYVFKFIKNVLNFRFHYLISEIIYCIVGIIIIWLSYYFLHFLLRYKYFNKIFQYTALTKYKFWRRYKIPKNIE
- a CDS encoding spermidine synthase, with product MNKLIFNYTKWIEVIEPELLNTKLNSILNASGYNILAQVDHHFKPQGYTGLWLLAESHLAIHTFPEKNKTYIELSGCNKKMNDIFISKLNLWIDELKAKS
- a CDS encoding rhomboid family intramembrane serine protease encodes the protein MNLKQNLKFSFLFIVVLWAIWLIDFILPFELTRFGISPRTAKGIIGIFFSPFLHANIFHLVSNTLPVFFLLLTMLIFYKNVAPKIVILSILGGGILVWIFARSSYHVGASGLIYSLAAFLIANGFFRKNFKSIVIAVAIVIFYGGLFWGIFPTKVRISWEGHLFGAIAGIILAYIFKNEELDADSNE
- a CDS encoding M3 family oligoendopeptidase, with translation MTNKKNRIFISKNLIIDSWDKLEPYFLDLKERKIDSKNSIEKWLANRSELDAVLEEDLAWRYIKMNCDTTKEELSDSFKFFISEIEPKVSEWSNVLDIKFLESSPENSLKEKKHKILIRAIQKKQEIFRKENIPVIAKMQEEEQEYGVIASKMTIEYDDEEMTLHKAANFLKNVDRKIRSKVYELINNRRLQDSENLNKLLSRLINKRQTIAKNSDFSDYVNYKFAELGRFDYSIDDCLNFHKSIAKEVVPIINSLHKKRKETLQLDKLRPYDLDVDVNLQPALKPFENSNELIDKTINCFSEINQKFGEYIRIMKENRFLDLEARKGKAPGGFNYPLYESNIPFIFMNATGNIRDLETMVHEGGHAIHSFLTKNLELVDYKSLPSEVAELASMSMELISMEFWHHFFDSHEDLKRAKRTQLEGIISVLPWVATVDKFQSWLYQNPNHSFEEREENWTRIFKEFAGTEISYDGYENFQSNLWQKQLHIFEVPFYYIEYAISQLGAIAIWRNFKKNPKLALDKYQEALKLGYTKTIPEIYETAGIRFDFSAEYVRELMEFVKSELESLG
- a CDS encoding phosphatidylserine decarboxylase family protein; translated protein: MKIHKEGYNILLIFFIIISIIDLLLFYFVPNEIIVVPIIITVISAIFYFFCIYFFRVPDRKIEANDNLVTAPADGKIVVIEKTDEPEYFKEKRVQVSIFMSPLNVHINWFPISGIVKYCKYHKGKYLLAWHPKSSILNERNTVVVENNSGKEVLFRQIAGTVARRIVCFTKENQKAIQGDLFGLIKFGSRVDIFLPEDAKIKVEIGQKVSGNKTVIANFE
- a CDS encoding phosphatidate cytidylyltransferase, encoding MKDIVLRSITGLIFISLVIGSILFSSHTNGFSFGFLFLLFTILGTVEFYQLLKKQKIYPQTTIGTILSISIFTINFLFAFRFFENSTIFLLLFPIITSIFIFELYRKQKQPFLNIAYTFLAPVFIGIPFAILNYLVANFNGQEIVHTPNILVGFFIILWIYDSGAYVFGVSFGKHRLFERISPKKSWEGFIGGSIVAISAANVISVFFTELRLFDWLIISAIIIVFGTFGDLVESLLKRELNIKDSGNILPGHGGILDRFDGIFLSVPIIFAYLQIVRIDI
- a CDS encoding DUF2007 domain-containing protein, producing the protein MEKDLKLVYSTNKNYQAIIIRNLLIDNNIDSKLLNKKDSLIPTIGELEVYVDKKDEKKAKSIIKEF
- a CDS encoding LUD domain-containing protein, yielding MNSKQQILSKISNTLEKREKGIIPTTDFESPIYHESEVSALTIFENELKNVDGQFFLCENENHLVKEIEDFIKSKSLNNIFCIDPEIQYCIDKSNINYSSDKDSFLHIDSAITSCEYLIARTGSVMVSSKQTAGRKLNVFPPIHIVIARKSQLVFEISEAYENIMNKYKNVVPSMISIITGPSRTADIEKTLILGAHGPKEFIVFLLN